TCAGGGCTAGCGTAAACAGCCCGAGTATCCCGGCTACCGCGAACCAATCTAGGATATCAGCGCTGGAACGGAAACCCATCAAGAGCGCGACGAAGATAACTATCACGATAGTAAGGGCATTGGAAACAAAAGATGTCAACACGTGAGCCCATAATACCGAAGAACGTTTAATGGGCATGGTGATGAAACGGGCCATCAGTCCACTTTTTACATCATTAAATAGCCGAACGGAAGTGTAAGCGACGCCGGATGCGATAGCCATCAGCAGGATTCCCGGTAATAGATAATTGACGTAATTGGCTGTTCCTGTATTTATAGCGCCACCAAATACGTAGACAAACAGTAGCATCATCATAATTGGCGTAATCGCCACCGTAATAATCGTATCCGGGCTGCGCATAATCGTGCGCATCAAACGTCCTAGTAATACAACTGTATTGTTTTTCATTTACATTTCCTCCTTTTTGCCGATGATTGCGAGGAAGATTTCCTCTAATG
The genomic region above belongs to Priestia megaterium and contains:
- a CDS encoding ABC transporter permease, which translates into the protein MKNNTVVLLGRLMRTIMRSPDTIITVAITPIMMMLLFVYVFGGAINTGTANYVNYLLPGILLMAIASGVAYTSVRLFNDVKSGLMARFITMPIKRSSVLWAHVLTSFVSNALTIVIVIFVALLMGFRSSADILDWFAVAGILGLFTLALTWLAIIPGLTAKSMEGATGYSYPLIFLPFISSAFVPTETMPKAVRAFAENQPVTSIVNTIRALLYEGSVGNDIWSALAWCLGIMVIAYLFASKEFKRKLG